DNA from Musa acuminata AAA Group cultivar baxijiao chromosome BXJ1-5, Cavendish_Baxijiao_AAA, whole genome shotgun sequence:
TAAAAtccaactcaccaagacaataacaacctcataaatccacaagtgtggtattctatacaatcacaaaaaccaatgtttagcacatgttcatatcattacacaaatttacttaacactccaaaatcttaTACATGAGAGGttttttaaacttttacaaaactcataaattCATATTTACTATCAACATTCCATTAGGaaccaagtgtacttatacaataaaaacatatcatccgctaaaggtttgccccaaaatcttctagttttCTATAGCCTCAGcctaatttaaacattttagtgagcgataagctatcctgaaaattttatatagtaacggagtgagcatatagagctcagcaagagactaacatatccatggcgaaagATGACAGTTTCAAAATAAATAACGTACTAAATACAAGGCAGGGatataagagttcatagatagctaCTCAATGAATGCATAATTACATTGTCATCTCACTCGAAGtatattttgttcataacaagagaGTAAAGACTAATTAGAGCATGTCAATGACATAAGGAgtgtttcgaagtatatcaatggcgtatgaaatgttacggagcatatcgatagcatatgaagcatttcggagcatatcaaggacgtatgaaatgtttcggagcatatcaacgacataacatttcgaagcatatgaaTGGTATattaggaacatatcaatggcatatgaagcatttcagagtatattaaTGGCATAGGTAGcactttggagcatatcaatgacggatgaaatatttcagaatatatcaatggtgtatgaaatacttcggaatatatcaatggcatataaagcatttcagtgcatatcaatggtggataaaatgtttcagaacatatcaatgacaaatgaagcatttcgaagtatatcaacgatggatgaaacatttcggaacatataaaTGGTGTATGAAATACTTCGGaatatattaatggcatatgaaacatttcagagcttatcaatggcggatgaaatgcttcggaacatatcaataacatatgaagcattttggagtatatcaatgatgtatgaaatattttggatgcataagaagcatttcaaaacatatcgggaacaaatatgaaatataagCTCAAATGTCGCATTTgacattgcatacatttcattcttatccaaagcacatataaaaGCATATAACCAAACATCTAGATATTATATCAAACAAataaaaggtgaagtgggatcccaaacataatctcccacgTTTGAGAGTGTCATCCATCCATCCACCATGAAGCCAAAAGggaccgacagagcatcgcaggctctaagcatataccctttactatttctaacaaaggttcagataatttttttatcatttctgGTAAAGTTTAATATAATCCCTTTGTTAAAAATTACTAttcctagcaaaggtccaaataatcctacAAATACATAGCTCATATTTTTCTTGTGGACAGACGAGTAGGGCCCATCTGGCCCATCTGGTTAACCAATCACTCTCAGCCAGTTATAAATCTAATTCAGCCAGTGTGTTCTTTTATCGATCTGTCACTTCCATCGAAGATTTCTATTGGGTTTATTCTCAACAGTATGTCGAATCCCACAAATTAGAGATTCATATCGATATTTTAATTGGCGTGATGATTGGTCGAGAAAGGTATTAGGTCGAGTCGGTTCCTTGATTTAATGTCAACCGAATGAATAAAATTTCACCTGATTAGTCTTGGAAACGTTAAATTTTCTTTTGCAAACAAACTCATACATAATTGTCTACAGATATGCACAACAATCAAATCATTGAGATAATTCATTGATGTGATTAGGTCACATTTGGTCGCACAACGATTTGGAAGTTAAGTCGGGTCAGTCCTTTACACTGTGTAGGCCTACTCGGAAGTCAGACAACACATTGGTGAGTCTTTCGTGAGATATCACTTGGACTGCGTTTGCGTTTGAGAAGCCATTTGACATCTGCCATGAGAGTCTAATATGTATCTTCAATGTGTATTgatgttgatgattttttttataaatcatatttAGTATGAATGTTATATTATAAATACTTAAAATGTCGATGTTACTTTAGAGTCtaagatatatttttaatatgtattaatatttgataaattttaaaatcatatttggTCTGAAtactatattataaatatttaaatgttGGTGCTATCTTACAATAATATAGCAATTaacattttactatttataaaatactaataatatttttaaaattttctaagtaccttatgatattatttaaaatcatAATATTGCCATTATATAATAGAAATCTTAatcctcattttttttttttaattcctacCATCTTCAACTCCTTATCTCATAAGTACGCATAGAGCAATTCCATCGACATGTATAGAATAATATTGAGTTGTTCTTTTTAAATTACTTTTCCTTaaggtaaatttttttttatttttttattttttttatattttatttatatgattatattatttatttattatatatctaggtCATACGAATTTTTTATACTACATTCATTTATTCATATTAtttattcatataaaaatatgtattctttttgaataaatattaacaatattaaaaaGGAATGTCACATGatatttaatgaatttttaaaatataattttatcaaataacaATTATGTCAAAACATATTTAAGGTATAATTTTCATCTATTAATTTTCACACAAgtgtttttttttcaaatatatattaaaaatataaatatgttttcAAGCACATCTTTAACTTCACTATGATCATGTTAGCTAAAAGAGTCAGAGGCAAGACCATAAGCCCATAGTATGTGCAAAACACATCCTACAAGCGCAAATGTGTTCCCAAACGGAGTGTCGTCTCTTCGATACGTCAGTTGGCCACACCATCATCCGAGTATAGTGCATATAAGTATCCTAATCGTAACCCTCGTCGGTTCGACACCAACATTGAAAGAGGATTCTATAAAGCATGTTTCCGATGCTCCTCCTCCTATTTCACATGATTAACCTTTTGAGTTCACCCGATCGGTCTTCACCTCAGTGCTCCTCTATTTCACATGATAAACTTTTGACTGAAACATGTGATCCTTTTGACTGGTAGCATCAAGTCTCTTCTTGAGAATGTAAGAGAGCTCAATGAAATGGTTTACAAGTTGGTGAACATGCCGGTCTTTAATTTCTAAGATGAAGATACAACATCATCATCAGTGCTTTGACTTGGAACAAATCTCCTTGTGCCTCGAGTCTCAAAGAACCGGTGTAGACTGGAAAACAAGAATGGATTCAACAACTGCAGTGGTATCTGAAACTGGATTCTGTCAGAAACAGTAAGAAAGATGACTTGCCAAGTGCTCACGATAAGAGAATTCATTCACAAGCTTGTTCTTCCTACAAAGGAAACCAGTTAGGATAAATATTGACGCTACAGATGCCTGGGCATGCAAATCAGGCTTCCTCATTCACTGGGCGCAACATGCTGCATGAAACACATATTTTTTATGCTATTGCAGATGTCTAAAATGAAAAGTCTGACTTCTCATCGAAGGTCACATATGTTTGCAAGACCCTTCAACATCCAATGGTTTTTCTTACGTTAATCGGAAGACTTCCGCTTCAAGGTGTTGCTGAAGAAAATGCAACTCAAATGGCATGTCCGATCTTAAGCCTCAATGTCGAAGGAACGAGAACTCACCTGTTCCTTCAATCTAGAAGATAATTTCTAGCCAACACTGACGGAGATTGCTTTGTGCGGTGGTCACTAGTTCATAAGATGCTAAAAAAATGGTTCATTTGAGCCTCTTATACTTGTTTTGTACAGCTCTAGATGCGACTCCACTGATGGAGAACAAGGTCATGTTTTCCTGGAAAATGGGTTTTCTATGTGAGGTCTGCATCTTAATCAAGAACTTCCAGATTTCACACGAGTTTAACATGTATCATCTTGATCGAGTGCACGAGACTCCCATCAATCAACGATACTGGGGAGAATCGATTTATGCAGCCTTATCAAACTAAttattaaaaagaaagttaaccGACCAGGAGGCAGCAATCATCAATCAACTTTGTGGCAATGCATTTTGGTACGAAAGCACAGCGAGATTTAAAGTTGGAAGGATTAGAGCACCCATAATGGCAGAAAGACCGTAATCAGCATACAGACACAAAGGTCTTTGCCGGTTGCTTGGCAAGACAAGGCAAGAAGAACTCATGAGGCTCATGCACTAGTAGTCTTAGCTAACCAACAGCTGTGCACCATCCAAACCCCATCTCCAAGCAAAAATTACCACGGTGACACATGATGCAGATTTATCGCAGGAGCTGCTGTAGAGCATTATGGTCCTTTTATTTCCAGTAACAATCACAACAACTTATCTCCATGCAGTCAAAGTGGAGGCACGAGAAGCGGAAGCTTGCGGAGATGGATTGATAGTGAGAGATTTGGTGATGAGGAAGTCTTGGCCATAAAATGAGAGGCCCCAAATCCACACAAAGCTCCTCCCCAACACCCAAACACCCCCCTCCCCACCTCTCTCTATCCCTCCAAGGCTTAAACCTCCAGGTGCGAGCAGAATCCATAAAACCTTATCCTCTATCCACTCACCTCATCTCCTCTATACCGTATACCTCCTCTTCACCTACCTCCCCACCCTTCTCTTCCTCCCTTCATCGCCCTCACtcgtcctctttctctctcttttccttttcgCCTACCTTTAGCTTTCATTCTTTCCTAAACATTCCCTTGTTCAAAAGCTGCACCTTGGTTTctttcttttgcttctcttgaattCCAATTCCCGGCCGTGCCAGTGAGTTACAGTTGGAGTGCCGCTGCAGGTGAGAAACCTTATAGCATTTTAAGTTCGTCGGATCTGTAGCTCTCTGCTCAAAAGATTTCTTGGTCcagcgaagaagaggaagaactgTGACGCCAGATGGCTCCCAAGTCTGGGAAGGCGAAGCCTCACAAGGCcaaaggggagaagaagaagaaagaagagaaaggtcAATCCTCTATCTTCGTATCTCTTagatctcttctctctctctctaaaccaTCTGTCTATCTATCAATGATTGAGGGGTGACAATGGAAATTGGATGCAGTTTTGCCGACGGCACTGGACATCACGGTGGAGACACCGGACTACACGCAGCTCACGCTCAAGGTCTCGTAACGCTATCTTTTCCCTTCTGTCCTTTTGCTTTTGCCTTTGACGGGTGGAGCTCGCGTCAATTCGCGCTCGGCGCGTCGGGCTCGATACGGGCGTGTGGCCAAGGGTCCATCTAACGGTCGTCTCCGCAGGGCATATCGACGGACAAGATCCTCGACGTTCGCAAGCTGCTGGCGGTACACGTGGACACCTGCCACCTCACCAACTTCTCTCTCTCCCACGAGGTAATCCCACGTCGGAACGTCTTCAAATCGGATGTCCCTACCATTCGACAAGGATCGGACGGCCGATGTTCGCTTCAGCTTCTTTGACTAGATGTGGACCACGATTATTTACGACAATACTTCTTTTACCCTACCCAACTTACCTGTTCGTTTACCCCCACAAAAAAATGTGGGCTCCAACGCGTAGAGAAAGCACCGTATGCGAATTTAACGGAGTGTGGTGACACGCGGTGCAACTTAACTGATGGCAGGTGCGAGGAAGCCGGCTGAAGGACACGGTGGAGATCGTCTCGCTCAAGCCCTGCCACGTCAGCGTCGTGGAAGGTACATACGACTCACCCTGTTGTCTTAATGGCTTCACTTGAGGCACATTTATGAATACGCATCGTTGTGCGGAGGCCGACGTCGTTCGCTTCATTTATGAATACGCATCACATCGACCGTACACGTTCATTTAATGTTATGGGGGGGACACACCGAGCACCGAGTTATTAGTCCGTGCAATTGTTCTCGAGCTCACACTTCTGACTCAAATTGAGTGCAATTGGAACGTGTTATCGAGCGCAACTTGAATTCCCCTAATTTAccaatgctatatatatatatatatatatatatatatatatattctctttttaatataaattaaaatgttAATTCGATAAGATTTTTCCGGATGACTAAATGCACCGAAGTCTATTTCGATGAAACTTGTGAGCACTTGAGCTATTGCCATCCCCAGTCATTATTTTCCTTAATTTAAGTTCAAAATATAAGAAATTAATACCTAAAATACTTGTAATAGATGAAGATAAATAAAAAgggaatataattttttaaaaaagatttaatgTCAATGTTCGGAGATCTATTAGAAGAATAGATATGATGTTTTTGAGAATTATGTACAGAGGAGTACACGGAGGAGCTCGCCGTCGCCCACATCCGCCGCCTGCTCGACATCGTTGCCTGCACCACCGCCTTTGGAGCGGCCCCGCCGAGGCATGCCGGAGGCACGGCGGCTCTGTCTTCGGGCAGCATCGAAAAGGGCGACACCAAGCCCGGCGACACTGCGAAGGCGGCCGAGACAATTAGCGAGGCGCCCAAGACCGAAGCAACCGCAAGCAGCCCGAAGACCAAGGCCGGGAGCAAGAAGCCCGATTCTCCAACAAGCGCCACCGCAGGGGCCGCTGCTTATAAGGACGAGCCCTTGTACCCTCCGCCCAAGCTCGGCCAGTTTTAcgacttcttctccttctcccacCTTACGCCGCCGCTACAATGTCGGTATCTTACTTCTTATTTTCTATATTTCTTTGGTTATATTAGTTTTCAGGATTAAAAACCCGACCTTGAATGGGATTTCGTGTTTTGTTCCAGATGTGAGGAGGTCGTCGCGACCGTTCGTGGAGGacaaaagagaagatgagttCTTTCAGATCGATGTGCGATTTCCTTTTTACTTCGATAAATATTGGATCTTGTAATACAAATTGGTAGCGATAATCTACTATTGCCTTTTGGGGTTATCCCAACTTGATCTAAAGGTTTTGGAAATCGATGGGCAGGTGAAGATTTGCAATGGGAAAGTGGTGACGGTGGTTGCATCTCGAAATGGGTTCTACCCAGCTGGGAAAGGGGCGCTTTTAAGCCATTCGTTGGTTGGCTTGTTGCAGCAAATTAGCCGGGCTTTTGATGGTGTAAGTTTCCATATTCTTTCTTCAGTGTCTTATTCCACTTATCTAAATTCAATTTGCTGCTTGATCAATAATTAATTGTATTATAGGCATACAAGTCCCTGATGAAAGCTTTTGTCGAGCACAACAAGGTGGGCTTTCTTGTAACTTCAATTCAGTTGTTTATTATTGTTTTTCTTCTTCTAAAAGTATGTTCTATTATCTTAATATTGTTGATGCCTATTTTACCTTCGATGTTAATTTGGAACATATCATGAACGTGTTAGTTTTTCGGTTTCATTGGGAATTGGTAATGAGGTAGTCGGGATTATGTGAAGGCTGATAATCATATTCATCTCCCTTGGTACATATTTCAATGGAGAAATAGCGAGAAAATGTAATCCTTATCTTTtcattcttcttattcttcttatgaTAAGTTTTCATGTTacgtttcataatcaaatcataaTTGAAGACAAATGTTCCTTACTATGATTTTGTTTGTTTTGGCCCGAAGTGCACCAAGACCAAGTTTATACAAGTGTTGTATATACTACTTTAGAATCTAGGATTAATTGCATTGGAATCAAAAGTTTAGGTAGGTTTCTCATTGTTTCTTGTTAAGTTATTCACATGTGACATGACTAATATAGATACCTCTTCACCTGCAAGTCTTCCTCATTGAATGAATGGGATGGTACCTTATTTCCTATATTGTTGAGGGTGGCTATTAAGAAGAGACATTAACAGTTCATGAGAAGGGTGTGTATAGATACATTCTCTCATCTTGTGGTTATttaatttattcatttttatttattgGTGTGCCTGTAGAACAAGAAAACTAAAAATACATTTGTTATTATTCTGATTTGTTGAAGCTAAAATAACAGTTTCCACTTTGTTTCAGTTTGGAAATCTTCCTTATGGATTTAGAGCAAACACTTGGGTGGTTCCTCCTACAGCTGCAGATTCGCCGTCggtttttcctcctcttcctacAGAGGATGAAACTTGGGGTGGAAATGGTGGCGGTCAGGGACGAGATGGCAAGCATAATCAGAGGCCATGGGCGAACGAATTTGTAATCCTTGCAGCGATGCCTTGTAAAACACCTGAGGAGAGACAGATCCGTGATCGGAAGGCCTTCCTTCTTCACAGCTTATTTGTTGATGTGGCTGTTGTCAAAGCTGTTGAGGCTATTCAGCATCTACTATTCAAACATGAATGCTCAAATGAAGCACCAAATGACCCCTATGCTGcaattttacatgatgaacaaGTAGGGGATTTAAGAATCACAGTCACGAAAGACAAAGCTGATGCAAGTGCTAAATTGGATGTCAAATTGGATGGAATTCAAGCTCAAGGAATGTCTTCTAAGGATCTTTGTCAGAGAAATTTACTCAAGGGAATAACGGCTGATGAGAGTGCGACTGTTCATGTAATCAATTACTTTGTAACTAATCAACTTAATTAGTCTTGAATGTTGTAAAAGCTGAAGTAGCTTAATGACTATGCAGGATACTTCCACTATGAGTGTGGTGGTCATTAGACATTGTGGTTATACGGTTGTTGTCAAAGTTCCAGTTGAAGCTGGTTTAGATGTAGTTCCTGTAACAGAGCAGGACATTTATATTGAAGATCAGCCTGAGGGAGGTAGCAACTCCTTAAATGTCAATAGGTAACAACTTGGGAGATGAGGTCCATATCATCTCTCTCTAAATGGCTTTCTATGTTTGCTTTTGCTGTCAAATTTGAAGTTTTAGGCTATTTTGACTAGAGAGTATCTTTGTCATTTAGGGAAAATAGTTAATTTTGCTTTGAACTTTTCAGCTTGAGGATGCTGTTACACAAGTCCACTTCATTCTGTGGAGCCCAGAAGTCTCAATGTGCAGATTTAGAAGATCTGCAGTCCTTCAGGTCCTTAGTGCGAGAAGTATTAGCAGATAGTCTGCAGAGGTTACAAGAAGAAGCTACCCAACAGAGAATGTCAATAAGATGGgagctaggagcttgctgggtgcAGCATTTACAGAATCAATCTTCAGGGAAAACTGAATCGAAGAAAAGTGAGGACAGTAAAGTTGAAACAACAGTAAAAGGTCTTGGGAAACAATTTGGTCAGCTGAAACAAATTAAGAAGAAGATAGATGATAAGGGTTGGAAAACTGATTCTGCCAAGGAAAATTCTTGTGCTGGCATGGACGCGGATGGTGCCAGTCCTAGGGAGGATAAGGAAATGGCATTGCACAAGTTGCTTCCTGAAGCAGCATACTTACGCCTCAAAGAATCTGAAACTGGCCTTCATGCTAAGGTTTTATCTGCTCCATCAAATTGATCCATCCTTAGTAGTACTTCATTGCAGTGAGCAACATTAAATTGTTTGGGTTGGGTATCGATTTTTCCAAAATTCTTAGTTAAAAGTACacaactttgataccaattaCAGTCTATTGACTAGATCATTATCGAACTACACTATGGTTGCAGTAACTGTGACACTGGAATTTGGCTGGTGTGACCAGTTCTCTAAATTGTACATCTAAAGTCAAGAACCTTTTTTTCACAAAATCTTAGCTCCACAAATACTTGCTTTATGATTCCATCTTAAGATATTTTGATATTGCATTTGATTCATCTGGATCCCTTTTTGTCAGTCACCAGATGAGTTGATTGAGATGGCACAGAGATACTATGAGGATATTGCCCTGCCAAAGTTGGTATGATTAGTTTAATTGCCTTCCTTATGTTTTGTTTATGTGGGTTGGTGTCTTCTGAGTTAATTCACTATTGTTACCCTGCAATTTTCTTTCAGGTAGCAGACTTTGGTTCACTCGAACTGTCTCCTGTTGATGGAAAGACATTGACGGATTTTATGCATACCAGAGGTTTGCAGATGTGTTCACTAGGACGTGTGGtaaatatttgaatattttctgTAGATATATTTTTAGTCTCTTCAATCCAAATTCTAACTAATGCATGCCAATCATCAGTTATAGATGAAAGTGGTTTGCTAAAGCCTTTCTATTTCTGCTCTTTCATTGGTTTCTGAACAGGTTGAACTTGCAGACAAGCTGCCTCATGTGCAGTCCCTTTGTctacatgagatgatagttcgaGCTTATAAGCATATACTTCAGGCTATTATTGCAGCGGTTGGTGATATAACTGACATGGCTGGGACAATAGCGTCTTGTTTGAATATTTTGCTTGGATCACTGCCAGCAGATAATGCAGATATTAACTTAGACAATGACTatcatctcaagcaaaagtggTTAGAAAGTTTCCTTTTAAAGAGATTTGGATGGAGATTGAAAAACAAGGACTGCCATGAATTGAGGAAGTATGCAATCTTACGTGGGCTTTGCCACAAGGTTTTGGACTTGTCTGACATatgtttcctttcttttttcttttcttttttcatcaTCAATTGTGAAAATAGCTTTATGCTGCAGGTAGGACTTGAGCTAGTTCCTAGGGACTATGATATGGAAACTCCACATCCTTTTAGGAAGTCGGACATTATCAGCATGATTCCTGTATACAAAGTAAGGGTGCATTTCTGTTCCAGGAAATAATATTGACTTAAGTTTTTCCGAAGTGATCAAGTTGGCTTTGTATTGCAGCATGTTGCATGCTCATCAGCCGATGGGCGCACTTTGCTGGAATCATCTAAGACTTCCTTAGACAAAGGAAAACTAGAGGATGCTGTTACCTATGGGACCAAGGTAAAGATCTTTATCagcttttttttaattataattcctTGTTTTCACTTTTTAAAATTCCTGacatcttcttcttttgtttactTTAAAATGAAGGCATTGGCAAAACTAGTTGCAGTGTGTGGTCCTTACCACAGAATGACAGCAGGTGCATACAGCCTTTTGGCTGTAGTTCTCTACCATACTGGTGACTTCAACCAGGTACATGCCTGgaagaaaaattttcaagaaatttgAATATCATATTGTATGTTATAGAACTGATttcttagaaagaaaaaatatgttGATTAAGATGTTTTGGTATTGCTAGTTGTAATAAACATGAAATCAAAATGAACTAGAATTCTATATTACATCATGCCTACGTTTTATTTTTTCCACTTGTTATAGAAAAGACTGAATGTTGTGGGCTCATTCAGTTATATAGTTGACAATGATGTGGGTCTATGGTTCTGACTGGAGAAAAGTTGTTTATGTGATTGATGTAACAGTGAAAAGCAATTCCTCAACCTGAGGATTcttaagaatcttgatttactcaAAATAACACAAAAGTGTGGATGCTGCAGAGAAGTAATTATATGGACCAGCTTTAGaataatatcagctagttgaagaCCTGCTATGCAGATGTTTTTATAACTATTCTTGGTTGGTTGAATGTATAACTAGATTATTTGTCCAATAAACAAATTTGCAATGGCAGTTACAAGATTCCATTGTTCTATTGATAATTTCTGATACTTATTCATTCTTCTATGACCTTGGTTTCTTCTTATAAATTTGGGAGGTGCTACCCAGATTTCATACAAAATTTTCTTAGATGAGTAAAAGAAAATTTAAAACAAGCTTAATTTATTTTGCTGTTTACCCATATGAACTTTCTTCAATAGGATTTTTTTGACAATACAACAACAACCAAGCCGTAAGTCTCAACATAGAGATTTTTGacaatgagagaaaaaaaaagtcattAAGTGACATCTTGTTGTCACCTTTTATGGTTTGCCACTTACTCTTAGTGGTATATAACTTTTCCAAATTACTCCTAATATATCTTATCATTTTGCCTTTAAAATGACAAGCTCATGATAGCTTTCTTGATGGCTAGccctattttggtgcttaaattttttttactgGTTTAGTATACTGTCTTTGTTTCTTATAAATGAGTCTGGTTCTTTGCCTCTTTCTCAGAAAGTTGTATCTTGTTTGTGCCTCTTAACTTATTAAATCTACAGAAATGTGGCTGTAGAGTAGCTTTGCTATTCTAAGAGTATAATCTAGGATGTATACTGCCAGATCTGTAGAACAAGTGCCTTGATGTCAGGATGCTGTAAGATGGATGCATGTTGGACCCTTGGAATAATGAAAATTGTTCTTTTTCTCTCTACAATGTAATCTTCATGAAATATTGAAGGGAAGATATTACGTGATATAATAAGTTTGATGAATACTAGAGTCACTCTTAACTTATAAGATTAATTTCCAAAATAAAGGTTTTGTACCTGCAAACATTTTGCATGTAGATGATGAGATTGCACCATTGGAGATTAATACTGGACCCATTTTCATTAGGAATTGTTTCTAGGAATGTGATCTTACACCACTTGCATATAATATGATAAGCAAAAGTTTTACTCATTCAACCATCTTCCTCAATGCAACTTTTTTGTCCCTTTTTTGAAAACCCCTAATGACAAGGCCAGAAATAAAAATTATAGGAATAgggaaaaatataattaaggaaaATACATGCCCAAGCCTAATTGATCTTCATAATTTTTATTCTTTTAGGAAGTGAAATTATTTTGGtagattaactttctttttaacaAAAATATTCGACTGATATAAACTGCCTTCTTTGTAGACTCTTCAATCAAGTTTTAATACACTCATAAAGTTAAAATTTTCAATCAAGCCCTATAATCTTGAATCAAGCTCAAACTTATATAGAAGATGTTGTCATGTGTCAACTTATGATATTTATAGAACATCTTTAACTAATATACTTAATTACAGagaaatataaatcaaaatagcCCCGAATGGAAGTTCctatgtgatattggttcaagaaGAGCCTGGTGGTATTCTATAATGCAAAATGCTATATAATTGCTAATAAATGATGAGGGTGAGATTTGAGAAAACAGTGAGCATAATCCAATAAGTCAGGAGGGTAGCCAATTATAGcaagcatgattcatatcatgATGAATTTCAGATTCGCTTACTTCAACCAAAATCTTAATCCAGAATCTGGTGACCAATCCTAAATGGACAAGATTTTGTGAACCTTGAAATCAATTTGAACTCCTTGGGGAAAATGAACAACCTCATGGTACACCATTTTGGAAGTTTTCCAAGTGGAGTAGTGAATGATCTCCAGTTGCAAAGTATGCTTCCATCGGATCTAGGTTCCCATAGGCGAGAAGTTAAAGCCACACCAAATTTCAGAAATATACAACAAAGAAGTTCCACCATCTATAGGACCAAAAATGAATTTTACCAAAGTGAGAAGAAAAAGTTGTTCCTCTTTGATCTGAAAATAATATTTGCTAGTTAGGGATTTTGTTCACATAGAAAAGCACTACAATTTGAGAAGTTAATCTGATTTCTCTTCCGGTTTATTGTTTCTTCACAAAAGTGAATTCTGTATGTATTTGGATGAGTACTTGTAGCATAGAGGGTGTTGTTTACAATTAGCtgtgtcttttttttcttctcaggcAACCATCTACCAGCAAAAAGCT
Protein-coding regions in this window:
- the LOC135673047 gene encoding protein REDUCED CHLOROPLAST COVERAGE 2-like; the encoded protein is MAPKSGKAKPHKAKGEKKKKEEKVLPTALDITVETPDYTQLTLKGISTDKILDVRKLLAVHVDTCHLTNFSLSHEVRGSRLKDTVEIVSLKPCHVSVVEEEYTEELAVAHIRRLLDIVACTTAFGAAPPRHAGGTAALSSGSIEKGDTKPGDTAKAAETISEAPKTEATASSPKTKAGSKKPDSPTSATAGAAAYKDEPLYPPPKLGQFYDFFSFSHLTPPLQYVRRSSRPFVEDKREDEFFQIDVKICNGKVVTVVASRNGFYPAGKGALLSHSLVGLLQQISRAFDGAYKSLMKAFVEHNKFGNLPYGFRANTWVVPPTAADSPSVFPPLPTEDETWGGNGGGQGRDGKHNQRPWANEFVILAAMPCKTPEERQIRDRKAFLLHSLFVDVAVVKAVEAIQHLLFKHECSNEAPNDPYAAILHDEQVGDLRITVTKDKADASAKLDVKLDGIQAQGMSSKDLCQRNLLKGITADESATVHDTSTMSVVVIRHCGYTVVVKVPVEAGLDVVPVTEQDIYIEDQPEGGSNSLNVNSLRMLLHKSTSFCGAQKSQCADLEDLQSFRSLVREVLADSLQRLQEEATQQRMSIRWELGACWVQHLQNQSSGKTESKKSEDSKVETTVKGLGKQFGQLKQIKKKIDDKGWKTDSAKENSCAGMDADGASPREDKEMALHKLLPEAAYLRLKESETGLHAKSPDELIEMAQRYYEDIALPKLVADFGSLELSPVDGKTLTDFMHTRGLQMCSLGRVVELADKLPHVQSLCLHEMIVRAYKHILQAIIAAVGDITDMAGTIASCLNILLGSLPADNADINLDNDYHLKQKWLESFLLKRFGWRLKNKDCHELRKYAILRGLCHKVGLELVPRDYDMETPHPFRKSDIISMIPVYKHVACSSADGRTLLESSKTSLDKGKLEDAVTYGTKALAKLVAVCGPYHRMTAGAYSLLAVVLYHTGDFNQATIYQQKALDINERELGLDHPDTMKSYGDLAVFYYRLQHTELALKYVNRALYLLHLTCGPSHPNTAATYINVAMMEEGLGNVHVALRYLHEALKCNQRLLGADHIQTAASYHAIAIALSLMEAYSLSVQHEQTTLRILQAKLGSEDLRTQDAAAWLEYFESKALEQQEAARNGTPKPDASIASKGHLSVSDLLDYINPDAELKAREILKKQARAKIKGRNGQNQSETFEIEDEKVDTPKQDYPWRETNDKENNSYIQPMEPKDEKPNITVIHVSKTNLEDDIIEEDTAEEGWQEAVPKGRSLSSRKSVSRRPSLAKINTNALNNVESPRYRVRPSSSISSPGTPPADAIFPSSTSPASKKLVKSSSFNQKLSIVAASTVNDTEKSLGNKLASASPTITATTCKLVSSSNSITSPSTRKTLSYKEVALAPPGTIVKVTEDKVTKEKHSDDQDNEVCKEAPSLVPIVGEQITDDTREEMRDQETIEEKKHTSSPVGHKGPMVEGKNQEKMNSMVAEASIELDSSIVVDRKEEKESAIVSSPKESFTLEAANMTFSGPEISEITDTATEDGKVAPVVEESCEISESGCFTEKETEASSSASDGTPAMQESDTTASTEDASNVGDEMQEQLSSGGESEPLPMKEKKNETGEIAKEPSSKLSAAAPPFNPSTIPVFSSVAMPSFKDHGGILPPPVNIPPMLTLPVRKHPHQSATSRVPYGPRIAGGYNRSGHRGHRNKLPFQNGELSPHDGSCFSPKIMNPNAAEFVPGQPWTPNNHPVSPKDFQASPDGIPLSPQSFPPPLDSLVAPPDRLMASPTPIPSDASHSNEAPADGNDAFNKVLEEPVDDNQNPDTEQCNESKDAYLNTEQSTSAETTFENVLPASKVPEAAKSTDKQKCWADYSDGEVDVVEVVS